A segment of the Lolium perenne isolate Kyuss_39 chromosome 3, Kyuss_2.0, whole genome shotgun sequence genome:
AAGTTGCAGTGATAGATATGGTCAATAGAGCATTTGCGGATGTAAGAAAAATCATCCGAGCCCCATTTGGTCAGGGGATGCGTGGACAGAGGATGACGGTTGAGGCTCTTATCGTCGTAGAAGGGAATGGACCTCCCCGTTGGGGTTTGCGGGAGGTAAAAAATGATACAAATTGGCGTACGTACATGAGGTTTGCAAGCACACCTGGTGCTGCTATGTACGGACGGCCGATGGTGTATGTGAAGTTTATTTCAGCTACTGATGATGCTGGAAGCAGTAGGAGCGCTGCAGAAGAGCAGCTGTCCATCACCGCAGGTCCTAGCACGGGCCTGTCGGATCAGCTTGCCATGACCGCTGCTCGTAGCATCGACCCATCGGAGCAGATGCCTAGCCACCATAATGTTGACCCAGGATATTGGTCCGCGGTCGTCGACATCAGCGAACATGTGGAGGGATTGCCTGAGGCGTTGGATGATGATGCTCGTTCATCTTCGTCCGAATCCTcgtcggatgaagaaggagtaggTCCTCCCCAGAGGGCGGTCCCAGGTCCAATGGACGCTGACTTCCTGCAGACCATGACCATAAGCAATGAATTTCGGTCTGTTCCAGGCCTAGGAGAGGATAGTCTGCTAGTTGGGCAAAGTTTCCCTGACAAGGACTCCGCTGACCAGGCAATAAAGAGGTATGCATTGAGCATATCTCGGGAGCACAGAGTGAAGCAGTCTGATCGAAGTCAGCTAAAAGTGATATGTGTCAAATTGAATGAGGGGTGCATGGGGAGAGTGGTCGCTCGAAAGAGCTCTGGGGTATGTCAGCCCTGGCATATCTCAAAAATAGAACCACATAGTTGCGAGCAGGTGGGGGCTATGGCTAAGCACCGCAACGTCACCGCAAAATATTTGTCACATATCTTGCAAGTGGCGGTGGAAAAAGACATCAATGTTAGTGTGAAGACGCTGCAAGAGACTGCAGAAGATCAGATTGGCTTTTCTGTCAGCTCGGGAAAGGCAAGGCGTGCCAAGGAGGACATTTTCCAGAGGCTATATGGCACATATGAGCAAGCATATGACCTAGCCCCCAGACTGCTCCATCAGATATCATCAAGTAACCCGGGGACTCATGTATTCAGGAGAGATCGTCCACACCCCAGGGAGCAAAATGAAGAAATACTTGACCGTTTATTCTGGGCATTCCCGCAAGCTATACAGGCATTTCAACACTGTCGTCCAGTGTTGTCAATAGATGGTACCTTCCTCACTGGAAAGTACAAGGGCACACTCCTGTTGGCGATCGCAGCAGATGCAAACAATCAGCTCCTTCCTATTGCATATGCATTGGTGGAGAGCGAGAACAAAGATAGCTGGTTCTGGTTCTTATGCTGCTTGAAGATTTCAGTTGTCGGAAATCGCCCCAATGTTTGCATCATCTCTGATCGCAACACGGGGCTATTGAGTGTGCTCGAGTTTATGAAGGTGGCACAAGATCCAGATTGGGGGTGGCCCGATCTAGAGACAAGGTGGTGCATGCGGCATTTGGCAGCCAATTTTTACTCAAAGTTCAAGAACAAGGATTGGTTCAAGCTGTTCAAGAGAATGTGCATGCAGAAGACAGAAGAGAAGATGAATGCAATTTGGAGTGGAATCAATGCCGAAATTGAGAAAGCTGCGTTGCCACAGAGAACAGATCGGAGGGGCAATACCAGGACAGTTAATCTGTCTACGTGGATTTCCGAGAGTTGCCCCGATTTAACCAAGTGGGCGCTTTGTCACGACTCTGGGGCACGGTACGGCATAATGACCACCAACATGTCAGAGGTGTACAATGGTGTGCTGAAGGGTGTGCGCGCCCTCCCTATCACGGCGTTGATTACTGAAACTTGGAACCGGACTTTGTCGTACTTTGCAGACAGAGTCCAGGTTGCCAACGCTCGGGACGCACTGAACAAGCCATGGTCTGAAAAGATGCAGCGACATCTAGACGAGAAAGCAAAAAAATCACAAAGCCATGGTTTCCGTCAAATTGACGCACTTAGGAATAAGTGGGAAATACATGTACGCGCCAAGTTTGTGAGAGGCCACCACAGAGGCTCAAGAAAGCATGCTGTCACCCTCGGAACTAGCTCGTGTGAGTGCAGTTGTAACAAGCCAAAACTTTTGGGATACCCTTGTAGTCATGTCCTCAAGGCTGCTTCAGCACAGAACATCAGCGTGCAGTCCTATATATCTCCGTACTTCAACACATACAACCTACTGCACACATGGAATGGTGAGTTCTGGACATGGGGCATTGGGCAGCACTATAGGGATGTATGGCCGGATAAATCCACCATATGGGTTCCGGACCCGACGTTGAAGAGGACCGCGAAGGGTCGACGTCAATCTCGCCGTCATAGAAATGACATGGACCATAGTCAGTCGGGAGAACCACGCCGTTGTCGCGTTTGCAGATGTCCCGGTCATGCGCGAAGGGAATGCCCGTACCGTAGCAACAACAACCCAGCTTGATGTAATATATTTATAATAATTTGTGCGCATGATTTGCTGTAATAAAATTATGATTATTTCTATTCATAGTGTGATGTAATAAATTTATAATTATTTCTATtcataatgtgttgtaatatattTATAATAATTTCTATtcataatgtgttgtaatatattTATAATAATTTCTATtcataatgtgttgtaatatattTATGCCAACCTCCTACGCGGAATCCATCATATGCACGCGTCGACTCATCTCTACTTGACCGCTCACAATCAGCTCGCATGTCTCCGCCCCATGGCGCCACACAGGTATTATCAGATACATTTAAAATTATAAATGCGCGTACGTTCTTCTACAAGATTTTACAATAAATATTATCTTCTGCGCATTACAAATAGGAGGAGAATATTTTCTCTACTAATCCGTTCGGGGAACGATTTTCATACACCCAAGGGGAGACTTCAAACGTCGACAACACCACTCGCGTATGTTCATATTTTATAAATAATCACTCATACAACATAAAATTACGCCTATTATTTACGAATATTTTCCATCCGCAGCAATCTTTTGAACCTAACTGGTCAGAGACGGAAGCTGGACTCGGCTACAATATGCCTCCTCCACAGGTTCCTTCAATTTTAATATATAATTTCTCCCATAAAAATATTCATGTCTATTActtacaactaattttttttacgCAGCAATCTTTTGACATGATAGCTGGTTTCGGCCACAATATGGCCCCGCCACAGGGTACTGAGCATATGCAGGAAGAATACTATCCCGGAACTTCTAGTCAACCTGAGAATCAAGGGATATTTAATGAATTCTTTGGAGCTGACATTATAAGCACACAAGGCAGTTTAATTCCTCCGGCGACACAATCTCAACATGTATTACAAACTCCACCACAGAACTATGAGGCCCACACAGATGAGGAGCACGAACAGTACGGTCGAGGTTTGCGCCAACATCGTATACCAAATCCTTGGTCGCCTTCTGGTGCTAAGCAgagaccaccacgccgtcgtcgaTAAGGGTGATATGTTGACGACTCTGCCATATTACTATTATTTCTATCTATGTATGACCTATGTATGAGACATATTTCTATAATTTCGAATAATTATTCAACCAGTTTTTCAAAATAAGATACATGCACATGCAAAAATACAACATAAAATGAAGATACATCGGCAATgccaacaccacaacttaaaataAACGCTACGACGCAATTTAAGATACAACGCGAAAGTAAACAGAATTTAAAATACGTAGTTACTACAACAGATCACTCTATTTGCCCTGCGTCCAGCGTGGCCATTTTCCAGtcttgtcgccgcgttcttctgctGCCTGCGCCTCAGCAGCCCTttctcttaatctctttctttccgcttcacgggcctccctgcgcacctcttcctctgcatacctacgtgcagcctcatcatccatccgCTTCTGATTTACCTCGCGATTTCGAGCTTGCTCTGCCCTTAATTTTTGTATCTGTCTCTCTCTTTCTGCTTTATCATTAGCAATAGCCTTTTCGAAACGCTCCTCCTCATGGAACCTTGCCCACGCACGCCTCTGTTTTTCCTCCACCTCACGGCGAGcccaatccggctgctcctggtctatccagtgaaaccagTTGCAAAGGGGCGGCGGAGACTGCAACAAAAACAAGacgataaataaataaaaattaaTGACATACAAATATGATTTTTAATCATGCTGTTACAACATACCGCAGGTCTCGAGGACGATGAACTTGTATGTGCGGGTGGATCATGATCGTAGTATgcgcacatgaaatatttcatgccGAACTTATCCGAAAAATCCACCACTTCCTTCACCTTCGCAAGGCGGCCGCACCAACACCTCTCTGCTCTAACCCCCGGCGGCAAAGTTGCATTCTTTCCCTTCATCGGTCTAAAATCCTGGTCtgagcaaggcacactcatgcTGGCTAAGGTATGAGCACTTGTGTACCAAATGATATCAGCGAACTGAGCGAGAGAATTAGGCACACTCGACGCTGGCTTTTATAGCGAACTGAGCGAGAGAATTAGGCGGGAAAATTTAGCAGAACATGCCTCAATCAGTGCAATCAGCCAAAAAGCAGTACAATAATTCGAAAAAGTACATGGAAATCAGCGCCGTCAGCGCGCTGTGCAGGCCTGTCGGGGCAGCAGCACTTGCCTCCACCGGTGGCGGCGGCAGGCATGCCACGTCGGCGTGCCGCCACCGGCAAGGGCGGCAGGCTGCGGGCCGTTGTCGGCCGGCTGACGGTGCCGGACGTGCCGCCACTGCTGACGGCGGTAGGCCCTGCCGCCACCGGCTACGGCGGCAGGCGCCACGCGTCGGCTGGCCGTCGTGCCGCCACGGCAGTTTTGCCATTTCCGTtcacaggtggtcctttttgacatTTCAGTCgggcaggtggtcctttttgacaaaaTTTCCCACGGGAGATGATGAATTAGGTTTTCGAAAAGTCGATATGTGTGGCTGCTTAAGTTGTTCATCACGGGTAATCTACGAAACAAATCGAGCGCTCCCGCATACCGTTATCTCCGTCCTCGTCAACAATATTACTGCTGGATCAATAACTGTTTTATCTACAACCAATCAGTCGATAACTATTTTTATCTACAACCGATCGGTATGTGAACCATATGATTTTGTATGTCGTACTACTGTTTATGTTAGTTAATGCATTTAGTATATTCTATTATGTTAGTTAATGCATTTATTTTGTCACCTCTCTTTGTTTGTGCCACCAACGTAGCCTATTCCGGTCCATCCGTTGACGTGCACCGACGAACGGGATAGTGGATCTCCGAAACCAGTCACCTTTGCGATCCTCTGTGGGAGATGATGAATTAGGTTTCTGAAAAATCGATCTGCTTAAGTTGTTCATATAACGGGTATTCTACGAAACAAATCGAGCGGTGCCGCATACTGTTATCTACGTTTTCGTCAACAATGCTAATGCTGCATCAATAACTGTTTATCAACGTAAACCATAGGATCTATTTGTATGCCCTACTGCTGTTTatgttagttaatgcatctagtatattCTGTTAGTTAATGCATTTAGTATATTCAAGTTTAATAATGTTTAATATTCTAGAATTAGTTGTAAAAATTGTGCCTAATTTTCCAACAgtgatttttcttttctttgttcTTGTCGGCTAAAGATGAAGGCGTGGAGCAAAATCTCCTCCCGAGTAAGAAATGAGATAGGTGGCAC
Coding sequences within it:
- the LOC139837618 gene encoding uncharacterized protein, whose amino-acid sequence is MSVPCSDQDFRPMKGKNATLPPGVRAERCWCGRLAKVKEVVDFSDKFGMKYFMCAYYDHDPPAHTSSSSSRPASPPPLCNWFHWIDQEQPDWARREVEEKQRRAWARFHEEERFEKAIANDKAERERQIQKLRAEQARNREVNQKRMDDEAARRYAEEEVRREAREAERKRLRERAAEAQAAEERGDKTGKWPRWTQGK